One genomic window of bacterium includes the following:
- a CDS encoding undecaprenyl/decaprenyl-phosphate alpha-N-acetylglucosaminyl 1-phosphate transferase, translating into MEWLDVVLAAAALLLAWGTARLFTPRFREAALRFGIVDRPDGRLKTQREPVAYLGGLAVALGVLVALSVTFSFDQNLLAMLLGGSIVLVLGLVDDLGSLSPRTKLAGQLLAALVLVKGGVRIQLVYLPDWVEYPLTLLWIMGVTNAFNLIDVMDGLSAGVGAVAAL; encoded by the coding sequence ATGGAATGGCTCGACGTCGTCCTCGCCGCGGCCGCGCTCCTCCTCGCGTGGGGGACGGCGCGTCTCTTCACGCCCCGCTTCCGCGAGGCGGCGCTCCGCTTCGGCATCGTGGACCGTCCGGACGGCCGGCTCAAGACGCAGCGGGAGCCGGTCGCCTACCTCGGCGGCCTCGCCGTGGCGCTCGGGGTCCTCGTCGCGCTGAGCGTGACCTTCAGCTTCGACCAGAACCTGCTGGCGATGCTCCTCGGCGGATCGATCGTCCTCGTCCTCGGGCTCGTGGACGACCTCGGCTCGCTGAGCCCGCGCACGAAGCTCGCCGGGCAGCTGCTGGCCGCGCTCGTCCTCGTCAAGGGCGGCGTCCGCATCCAGCTCGTCTATCTGCCCGACTGGGTCGAGTACCCGCTGACGCTGCTCTGGATCATGGGCGTCACGAACGCCTTCAACCTGATCGACGTGATGGACGGGCTCTCGGCCGGCGTCGGCGCCGTCGCCGCCCTC
- a CDS encoding glycosyltransferase family 2 protein, producing the protein MPDPLVSIVVLTWNSRDVAEEAVRSALAQEGAPVETIVVDNASTDDTPNALARRFGDAARIVRLERNHGYTGGHNRALALARGEFVLLLNPDARLAPDFVAQALPAFADPRVGIVAGRLMRPDGATVDSAGLFLGRSRKVVDRGYGRPLDASLLRPGPVLSACGAAALYRRTMIRDVSDGADFFSSDFFAFTEDLEIGWRAWRAGWKAVYEPRAQAVHLRGGGAKAGRLGSSFSRGDDVTLMAARNRYLTMLRHDRWGALLLDAPFVLAREAALWAALLLKRPRVARRLLFGCGGAFARALYARRADRRRVGAWGEWRRGVPPRGVWS; encoded by the coding sequence ATGCCCGATCCTCTCGTCAGCATCGTCGTCCTGACGTGGAACTCCCGCGACGTCGCGGAGGAGGCCGTGCGCTCGGCGCTCGCCCAGGAGGGCGCGCCGGTCGAGACGATCGTCGTGGACAACGCCTCGACCGACGACACGCCGAACGCGCTGGCGCGCCGCTTCGGCGACGCGGCGCGGATCGTCCGCCTCGAGCGGAACCACGGATACACCGGCGGCCACAACCGCGCCCTCGCCCTCGCGCGGGGGGAGTTCGTCCTGCTGCTCAATCCCGACGCGCGGCTCGCGCCCGACTTCGTCGCCCAGGCGCTGCCGGCGTTCGCCGATCCGCGGGTCGGGATCGTCGCCGGCCGGCTGATGCGGCCGGACGGCGCGACGGTGGACAGCGCGGGGCTCTTCCTCGGCCGCTCGCGCAAGGTCGTGGACCGCGGCTACGGGCGGCCGCTCGACGCGTCGCTGCTGCGGCCGGGGCCGGTCCTCTCCGCCTGCGGCGCCGCGGCGCTCTATCGGCGCACGATGATCCGCGACGTCTCGGACGGCGCCGACTTCTTCTCCTCCGACTTCTTCGCCTTCACCGAGGACCTCGAGATCGGCTGGCGCGCGTGGCGCGCCGGCTGGAAGGCGGTCTACGAGCCGCGGGCGCAGGCGGTCCACCTGCGCGGCGGCGGGGCGAAGGCGGGACGGCTCGGCAGCTCCTTCTCGCGCGGCGACGACGTGACGCTGATGGCGGCGCGGAACCGCTACTTGACGATGCTGCGCCACGACCGATGGGGCGCGCTGCTGCTCGACGCGCCGTTCGTGCTCGCGCGCGAGGCGGCGCTGTGGGCGGCGCTGCTGCTGAAGCGCCCGCGCGTGGCGCGCCGGCTGCTCTTCGGCTGCGGCGGCGCCTTCGCGCGCGCCCTCTACGCGCGCCGCGCCGATCGGCGCCGGGTCGGCGCGTGGGGCGAATGGCGGCGGGGCGTGCCGCCGCGCGGCGTCTGGAGCTGA
- a CDS encoding O-antigen ligase family protein has product MMGAAEARSGVRLEAAAAIVAAALASAFPPEAYPEAGALACVLAALAALRLGSSFVAVGVALSALAFNAAVSLAPLRTLAVAAGALPLVAVFLCARRFAPRERRALAWSLVGAAQAALGVAQRLFLLRRMAAAAAAAGAPADVVARLADQRPFGTETLPAALGGLLVLALAACGLLWRGASRKWLVAAAAVLLASALALTGSFGALLGGAAGLLALLAFSTLRRRRAAWIVALVAVAALFAGVLAARPMHDLGLSNPRNPLRLRAGNWRGAVVAARERPVTGLGLGGFGAVYPNVARPDDLPTVYAHNAWLQLAVEGGLPAAAALAAGAWWAWRRRRALADQERRFAAAAVVAFVAHNLFDFTLFLPGVSWAAAALAGIAFGDDGPTAGRRETASSSSPDDAWNAKARRVVRVAAVGGLAALIAAGGAWYALEARARRALDRADAAFVAGDAAGAARDALTAARSPLASPALQLDAGRLLLAAAPKAGGTAAAAAADVAARLKRFDPYSPAGFHLAADAELAAGEPGPALVDLRLAAARHPADGALAAQASALESSLAAAGLGSRPLEYGGVPTPATNEDWELWDLLLLGLQALLAATLVQRWFRPGAASATMLALAFVLLAVVWGEGGALPGARLGRQILVVVGLLALLWPRRAPDEERPEVSLPLLPIVALLPAVLWAALATLAAPDLGMARDGLLGLVGALTVLVLSWQVARGDDSWTQVVLWVFVASAALAGALWMVQRGAILLGFDLANAEVPLRADPLRPAGDFLHPGHIGTYLVAAGLAVGGYALGEDRKWRFRWGLAAGALCVVGLLGAARASLLALAAGGLVLAFVAARGRQRLVVGGLVGLGLAAGGGALAWRFMNGVPFPYSRVGIWRAALAAIGDRPIFGVGPGGFPAVARGYAFRDPQGPAEYAKQFLGPHSDLLAPFVDLGVVGGILLLAGLAWCVARAARAVRSRGEDWGAEAGALAALAAFGAHALVDDLFAARPAVAIASAALLGALGGRAGARALRLGVASRCVVAVAAVVALLAGEAAPWGADFAQRGGRPDLAAALDPARVVAHIAVARGASGPAQRRLAAAAEGIERAGEAARGGTAFLEERATFEDALCRGPLAERSTCAAARAAWDAAIAARPTSAPLRRGRGRLAASLGDAAAAERDVRAALDLEPNYLGARLDLLRLLAEGGKIEEARAQFAELARRARQWDGYKPASPLEATLLRLEPDELQRLRSLKLN; this is encoded by the coding sequence ATGATGGGAGCGGCGGAGGCGAGGAGCGGAGTCCGCCTGGAAGCGGCGGCGGCGATCGTCGCCGCGGCGCTGGCGTCGGCGTTTCCGCCGGAGGCGTATCCCGAGGCCGGCGCGCTCGCCTGCGTCCTCGCGGCGCTCGCGGCGCTGCGCCTCGGCTCGTCCTTCGTCGCGGTCGGCGTCGCCCTCTCCGCCCTCGCCTTCAACGCCGCCGTCTCGCTCGCCCCGCTGCGCACGCTGGCCGTCGCCGCGGGAGCGCTGCCGCTCGTCGCCGTCTTTCTCTGCGCGCGGCGCTTCGCGCCCCGCGAGCGAAGGGCGCTGGCGTGGAGCCTCGTCGGCGCGGCGCAGGCGGCGCTCGGCGTCGCGCAGCGGCTCTTCCTGCTGCGCCGCATGGCCGCCGCGGCCGCGGCGGCGGGGGCGCCCGCCGACGTCGTGGCGCGCCTCGCCGACCAGCGGCCGTTCGGCACGGAGACGCTCCCCGCGGCGCTCGGCGGACTGCTCGTCCTCGCGCTGGCCGCGTGCGGCCTGCTGTGGCGCGGCGCTTCGCGGAAGTGGCTCGTCGCGGCGGCGGCCGTCCTGCTCGCCTCGGCGCTGGCCCTGACCGGTTCGTTCGGCGCGCTGCTGGGCGGCGCCGCGGGACTGCTCGCGCTGCTCGCCTTCTCGACGCTGCGCCGGCGCCGCGCGGCGTGGATCGTCGCGCTCGTCGCCGTCGCCGCGCTGTTCGCCGGCGTGCTGGCCGCGCGCCCGATGCACGATCTTGGCCTCTCGAATCCGCGCAATCCGCTGCGTCTGCGGGCGGGAAACTGGCGCGGCGCCGTCGTCGCGGCGCGGGAGCGCCCCGTGACCGGACTCGGGCTCGGCGGGTTCGGCGCCGTCTATCCGAACGTGGCGCGGCCGGACGATCTGCCGACCGTCTACGCCCACAACGCCTGGCTGCAGTTGGCGGTCGAGGGCGGCCTGCCCGCGGCGGCCGCGCTCGCGGCGGGGGCGTGGTGGGCTTGGCGGCGCCGGCGCGCGCTGGCCGACCAGGAGCGGCGGTTCGCGGCGGCGGCGGTCGTCGCCTTCGTCGCCCACAACCTCTTCGACTTCACGCTCTTCCTTCCGGGCGTTTCGTGGGCCGCCGCCGCCTTGGCGGGGATCGCCTTCGGCGACGACGGACCGACCGCCGGGCGGCGGGAGACGGCGTCGTCGTCTTCGCCGGACGACGCGTGGAACGCCAAGGCGCGGCGGGTCGTCCGCGTCGCGGCGGTCGGCGGGCTCGCGGCGCTGATCGCGGCCGGAGGCGCGTGGTACGCGCTCGAGGCGCGCGCGCGCCGTGCCCTCGACCGCGCCGACGCGGCCTTCGTCGCCGGAGACGCGGCCGGCGCGGCGCGCGACGCGCTGACGGCGGCCCGCTCTCCGTTGGCGTCCCCCGCGCTGCAGCTCGACGCCGGGCGACTTCTGCTCGCCGCCGCGCCGAAGGCGGGCGGGACGGCGGCGGCCGCGGCCGCGGACGTCGCGGCGCGTCTGAAGCGCTTCGACCCTTACTCGCCCGCGGGGTTCCATCTCGCGGCCGACGCCGAGCTGGCCGCGGGCGAGCCGGGGCCGGCGCTCGTCGATCTGCGGCTCGCCGCGGCGCGCCATCCGGCGGACGGCGCGCTCGCCGCGCAGGCGTCGGCGTTGGAGAGTTCGCTGGCCGCCGCGGGGCTCGGCTCGCGCCCCTTGGAGTACGGAGGCGTTCCGACGCCGGCGACGAACGAAGACTGGGAGCTTTGGGACCTGCTGCTGCTCGGGCTGCAGGCGCTGCTGGCGGCGACGCTCGTGCAGCGCTGGTTCCGCCCGGGCGCCGCCTCGGCGACGATGCTCGCCTTGGCGTTCGTCCTGCTCGCGGTGGTCTGGGGCGAGGGGGGCGCGCTTCCCGGCGCGCGGCTCGGGCGGCAGATCCTCGTCGTCGTCGGCCTCCTCGCGCTGCTGTGGCCGCGGCGCGCGCCGGACGAAGAGCGGCCGGAGGTTTCGCTGCCGCTCCTCCCGATCGTCGCGCTGCTTCCCGCCGTGCTCTGGGCCGCGTTGGCGACGCTCGCCGCGCCCGACCTCGGCATGGCGCGCGACGGCCTTCTCGGCCTGGTCGGCGCCTTGACCGTGCTCGTCCTCTCGTGGCAGGTCGCGCGCGGCGACGATTCGTGGACGCAGGTCGTGCTGTGGGTCTTCGTCGCCTCGGCGGCGCTCGCCGGCGCGCTCTGGATGGTGCAGCGCGGCGCGATCCTCCTCGGCTTCGATCTCGCCAACGCCGAGGTGCCGCTGCGCGCCGACCCGCTCCGTCCGGCGGGGGACTTCCTTCATCCGGGCCACATCGGGACCTACCTCGTCGCCGCCGGACTCGCCGTCGGCGGCTACGCGCTGGGCGAAGACCGGAAATGGCGCTTCCGCTGGGGACTGGCGGCCGGCGCGCTCTGCGTCGTGGGGCTGCTCGGCGCGGCGCGCGCCTCGCTGCTCGCGCTCGCCGCCGGAGGGCTGGTTCTCGCCTTCGTCGCCGCGCGCGGCAGGCAGCGATTGGTCGTCGGGGGCCTCGTCGGGTTGGGGCTCGCCGCCGGGGGCGGCGCCTTGGCCTGGCGTTTCATGAACGGCGTGCCGTTCCCGTACAGCCGCGTCGGCATCTGGCGCGCGGCGCTCGCCGCGATCGGCGACCGGCCGATCTTCGGCGTCGGGCCGGGCGGGTTCCCCGCCGTGGCGCGCGGCTACGCCTTCCGCGATCCGCAGGGGCCGGCGGAGTACGCGAAGCAGTTCCTCGGGCCGCACAGCGACCTCCTCGCCCCGTTCGTCGATCTCGGCGTCGTCGGCGGGATCCTGCTGCTCGCGGGGCTCGCCTGGTGCGTCGCGCGGGCGGCGCGCGCCGTCCGCTCGCGCGGCGAGGACTGGGGCGCCGAGGCGGGCGCGCTGGCGGCGCTCGCGGCGTTCGGCGCGCACGCGCTGGTGGACGACCTCTTCGCCGCGCGTCCGGCCGTCGCGATCGCGTCGGCCGCGCTGCTCGGCGCGCTCGGCGGACGCGCGGGGGCGCGGGCGCTGCGGCTCGGCGTCGCCTCGCGCTGCGTCGTCGCGGTCGCGGCGGTCGTCGCGCTGCTCGCGGGCGAGGCGGCGCCGTGGGGGGCCGACTTCGCGCAGCGGGGAGGGCGGCCCGATCTCGCCGCGGCGCTCGATCCGGCGCGCGTCGTCGCGCACATCGCGGTCGCGCGCGGGGCCTCCGGGCCGGCGCAGCGGCGTCTGGCCGCCGCGGCCGAAGGGATCGAGCGGGCCGGCGAAGCGGCGCGCGGCGGAACGGCGTTCCTCGAGGAGCGCGCGACGTTCGAGGACGCGCTCTGCCGCGGTCCGCTCGCCGAGCGCTCGACCTGCGCGGCGGCGCGCGCGGCGTGGGACGCGGCGATCGCCGCGCGGCCGACGAGCGCGCCGCTCAGACGGGGGCGCGGACGCCTGGCCGCGAGCCTCGGCGACGCCGCGGCGGCGGAGCGGGACGTCCGCGCCGCGCTCGATCTCGAGCCGAACTACCTCGGCGCGCGGCTCGACCTGCTGCGCCTTCTCGCCGAGGGGGGCAAAATCGAGGAGGCCCGGGCGCAGTTCGCGGAACTGGCGCGGCGGGCGCGGCAATGGGACGGCTACAAGCCGGCGAGCCCGCTCGAGGCGACGCTGCTGCGGCTCGAGCCGGACGAACTCCAGAGACTCCGATCCTTGAAGCTGAACTGA
- a CDS encoding type II secretion system protein GspG, which yields MKSFHARRREDGFTLVELLIVVAIIGILAAIAVVNLRGALDRSRQTKTMATMRTVGSAIHAYQMDYSYMPQDGSAGATLKTALSGGAIQVADVQDAWRHDLVYSTDQHDYTLRSYGNDGAMGPADISRASRDHYENDIVYVDGVFTASPDR from the coding sequence ATGAAATCGTTCCATGCCCGGCGACGCGAGGACGGCTTCACCCTCGTCGAGCTGCTGATCGTCGTGGCGATCATCGGCATCCTGGCCGCGATCGCGGTGGTGAACCTGCGGGGGGCGCTCGACCGCTCCCGGCAGACGAAGACGATGGCGACGATGCGCACCGTCGGTTCGGCGATCCACGCCTACCAGATGGACTACTCCTACATGCCGCAGGACGGGAGCGCCGGCGCCACGCTGAAGACCGCGCTCAGCGGAGGGGCGATCCAAGTTGCGGACGTCCAGGACGCGTGGCGGCACGATCTGGTCTACAGCACCGACCAGCACGACTACACGCTGCGCAGCTACGGCAACGACGGCGCGATGGGGCCGGCCGACATCTCGCGCGCGAGCCGCGATCACTACGAGAACGACATCGTCTACGTGGACGGCGTCTTCACCGCCAGCCCCGATCGCTGA
- a CDS encoding type II secretion system protein GspG, with protein MIAAIAIPNLLNAIDRGKQKRTMADMRSIGTAVEAYAVDNNKYPQHTAVALSDDTGTGQMAGMLTPVYMKNLPVKDGWAKPMGYVSADGSLYTIWSTGKGGQAASSEPSTATGATQAFTASIIFSGGQFVQWPEGVQK; from the coding sequence ATCATCGCCGCCATCGCGATTCCGAACCTGCTCAACGCGATCGACCGCGGCAAGCAGAAGCGGACGATGGCCGACATGCGCTCCATCGGCACGGCCGTCGAGGCCTACGCCGTGGACAACAACAAGTACCCGCAGCACACCGCCGTGGCCCTCAGCGACGACACCGGCACGGGCCAGATGGCCGGCATGTTGACCCCGGTCTACATGAAGAACCTGCCCGTCAAGGACGGCTGGGCGAAGCCGATGGGCTACGTCTCGGCCGACGGCTCCCTCTACACGATCTGGTCCACCGGCAAGGGGGGGCAGGCCGCTTCCAGCGAACCGTCGACTGCGACCGGTGCGACGCAAGCGTTCACCGCGTCGATCATCTTCTCCGGCGGGCAGTTCGTGCAGTGGCCGGAAGGCGTCCAGAAGTAA
- a CDS encoding sigma-54 dependent transcriptional regulator, with protein sequence MAVVLVVDDERGIREMLAAALEADGHRVLAAASGEAALETLAAEPVDLLLTDLAMPGIDGVELLRRAAEIAPDTPSIVVTAYGTKESAIEAMRHGAVNYLEKPFDIEEMGLHVRRALGMHDLSLENRRLKARLAVSSDLAGHSPAIRAVRELIERVAPTDATVLFTGESGSGKEIAARALHRASRRAEKPLVSINCAAIPPDLLESELFGHVRGAFTGADRSRAGLVESAAGGTLLLDEIGDMPAAMQAKLLRVLQERRIRRVGGAEEIPVDVRIVAATHQDLESLVADGRFRGDLYYRINVIRVHLPSLRERMDDLPDLVESLVARAAERMGRRISGTTPGFVAALARHSWPGNVRELENVLERAVALAAGDHLGVETLPPELLDGGERRLEDGALPDGFDLEAHLDAERRTLMAAALAASGGVQKRAAERLGMTFRSFRYFAKKFGLAGKSGDEGGDEDET encoded by the coding sequence ATGGCGGTCGTCTTGGTCGTGGACGACGAGCGGGGCATCCGCGAGATGCTCGCCGCCGCGCTCGAGGCCGACGGGCACCGCGTGCTCGCCGCCGCCTCGGGCGAGGCCGCGCTCGAAACGCTCGCCGCCGAGCCGGTGGACCTGCTGCTGACCGACTTGGCGATGCCGGGAATCGACGGCGTCGAGCTGCTGCGCCGCGCGGCGGAGATCGCTCCGGACACGCCGTCGATCGTCGTCACCGCCTACGGCACGAAAGAATCGGCGATCGAGGCGATGCGCCACGGCGCCGTGAACTATCTCGAGAAGCCGTTCGACATCGAGGAGATGGGGCTGCACGTCCGGCGCGCGCTCGGCATGCACGACCTCTCGCTGGAGAACCGGCGGCTCAAGGCGCGCCTCGCCGTCTCGTCCGACCTCGCCGGCCACTCGCCGGCGATCCGCGCGGTGCGCGAGCTGATCGAGCGGGTCGCGCCGACCGACGCCACGGTCCTCTTCACCGGCGAGTCGGGATCGGGGAAGGAGATCGCCGCCCGCGCGCTGCACCGCGCCTCGCGCCGCGCCGAGAAGCCGCTCGTCTCGATCAACTGCGCGGCGATCCCGCCCGACCTGCTGGAGTCCGAGCTGTTCGGCCACGTGCGCGGCGCCTTCACCGGGGCGGACCGCTCGCGCGCCGGCCTCGTCGAATCGGCGGCGGGAGGCACGCTGCTGCTCGACGAGATCGGCGACATGCCGGCCGCGATGCAGGCCAAGCTGCTGCGGGTGCTGCAGGAGCGGCGGATCCGGCGGGTCGGCGGCGCGGAGGAGATCCCGGTGGACGTGCGGATCGTCGCCGCGACCCACCAGGACCTCGAGTCCTTGGTCGCGGACGGACGCTTCCGCGGCGACCTCTACTACCGGATCAACGTGATCCGCGTCCACCTGCCGTCGCTCCGCGAGCGGATGGACGACCTGCCGGACCTCGTCGAGTCGCTCGTCGCGCGCGCCGCGGAGCGGATGGGGCGGAGGATTTCCGGGACGACGCCGGGCTTCGTCGCCGCGCTGGCGCGCCACTCCTGGCCCGGCAACGTGCGGGAGCTGGAGAACGTGCTCGAGCGCGCCGTGGCGCTCGCCGCGGGGGACCACCTCGGCGTCGAGACGCTGCCGCCGGAACTGCTCGACGGCGGGGAGCGGCGGCTCGAGGACGGGGCGCTCCCCGACGGCTTCGACCTCGAAGCGCACTTGGACGCCGAACGGCGGACGCTGATGGCGGCGGCCCTCGCCGCGAGCGGCGGCGTCCAGAAGCGGGCGGCCGAACGCCTCGGCATGACGTTCCGGTCGTTCCGGTACTTCGCGAAAAAGTTCGGCCTTGCCGGGAAAAGTGGTGACGAGGGCGGCGACGAGGACGAAACTTGA